One genomic segment of Chitinophaga sancti includes these proteins:
- a CDS encoding glycoside hydrolase family 43 protein, whose translation MTRILIVCLCSWLFCFYASLQGIAQPLVKHIYTADPSAHVFNGRFYIYPSHDTATGVPEDDLGSHFDMKDYHVLSLDHIGGKVTDHGVALSLKDVPWANKQLWAPDAAYANHTYYLYFPAKDSAGIFHIGVATSSKPEGPFKALPKPIVGSYSIDPCVFKDENGSFYMYFGGIWGGQLQKWDHNKYDGAAGNRNVDDVAALPRIAKLKKDMTGFDGPVKEVVILDEHGQPFHEKENDKRFFEASWVHKYKGKYYFSYSTGDTHNLCYAIGDSPYGPFNYKGIIMTPVTGWTTHHSIVEKDGKWYLFYHDVELSGKTYLRNVKVTELHYKADGSIETIHPETIQHQAGH comes from the coding sequence ATGACCCGGATATTAATTGTTTGTTTATGTTCATGGTTGTTTTGTTTTTACGCATCCCTGCAAGGAATAGCACAACCACTGGTAAAGCATATTTATACAGCAGACCCTTCTGCCCACGTATTTAATGGCCGATTTTACATTTACCCTTCGCACGATACAGCAACAGGTGTACCCGAGGACGACTTAGGTAGTCATTTTGATATGAAAGATTACCATGTGCTATCATTAGATCATATAGGTGGTAAAGTAACAGATCATGGAGTCGCCTTAAGTTTAAAAGACGTTCCCTGGGCAAACAAACAATTATGGGCACCAGATGCAGCATATGCAAACCACACTTATTATTTATACTTCCCGGCAAAGGATAGTGCAGGAATCTTCCATATCGGAGTAGCCACCAGCAGTAAACCCGAAGGCCCGTTTAAAGCTTTGCCAAAACCAATTGTGGGGAGTTATAGTATAGACCCTTGTGTGTTTAAAGATGAGAATGGGAGTTTCTATATGTACTTCGGAGGAATATGGGGTGGACAATTGCAAAAATGGGATCATAACAAATATGATGGCGCTGCCGGGAATCGCAATGTAGATGATGTAGCGGCATTACCTAGAATCGCAAAACTGAAAAAGGATATGACTGGTTTTGATGGACCGGTAAAAGAGGTAGTCATTTTGGATGAACATGGACAGCCATTTCACGAAAAGGAAAATGACAAACGATTCTTTGAAGCTTCCTGGGTTCATAAATACAAAGGGAAGTATTATTTTTCTTATTCAACAGGTGATACACATAACTTGTGTTATGCGATTGGCGATTCTCCTTATGGACCATTCAATTACAAAGGCATCATCATGACACCTGTAACGGGATGGACTACGCATCATTCTATTGTTGAAAAAGATGGGAAATGGTATTTGTTTTATCATGACGTAGAGTTATCTGGTAAGACTTATTTGAGAAATGTAAAGGTGACGGAGCTGCATTATAAGGCGGATGGAAGTATTGAGACGATACATCCCGAAACGATACAACATCAGGCAGGTCATTGA
- a CDS encoding TlpA disulfide reductase family protein, translating to MKKMTSLCVIAAMCCASLKAQRIDSLYKVYDKLATSTDEKDKAYLTAELYKHLQSKKEEDWQLAANTFYRLNKKDVVDSIKIAEKKKFPAGIAVRQDQIALIYDEKDPAKKEAMYYQLIRRFPPAKFGPDRIAYDYVRNAIGSDYANIDSVAKAVKFANMVETSAWKGEGWAGIGNILARKGHLKEAEMLLKKAVDTSYSFKIAKVQDNAAKFAGVGYRSYNASLSKMLYNDKNYEEALKYAENAYKVYKEDGEVNGGVLDTYSKTLIALGRDKEAFEKIDEAVKAGQATNDMKTELKSLYTKVKGTEGYDAYLQEVNRQLVAKIKKELSRQMINTPAPDFTLTDLDGKNVTLSELKGKIVVLDFWATWCGPCKASFPVMKQAVQRYEKENDVKFLFIHTWERDDKAVADTKKFIADNNYPFEVLMDLNEHKAATAYKVNSIPAKFVIDKAGNIRFKFSGFSGGADAALEEISAMISLIRG from the coding sequence ATGAAAAAGATGACCTCATTGTGTGTTATCGCTGCTATGTGCTGTGCCTCCTTAAAGGCACAGCGCATAGATAGCCTGTATAAGGTTTATGATAAGCTGGCCACTTCCACAGATGAAAAAGACAAAGCGTACCTGACTGCTGAGTTGTACAAACATCTGCAAAGTAAAAAGGAAGAGGATTGGCAGCTGGCAGCAAACACATTCTACCGTCTTAATAAAAAAGACGTAGTGGATTCCATAAAGATTGCTGAAAAGAAAAAGTTTCCCGCGGGTATTGCCGTAAGACAGGACCAGATTGCTCTTATCTATGATGAGAAAGACCCGGCGAAGAAAGAGGCAATGTATTACCAGCTGATCAGGCGCTTCCCTCCTGCTAAGTTTGGGCCGGACAGGATTGCGTATGATTATGTAAGAAATGCGATTGGCAGTGATTATGCTAATATCGATAGTGTAGCCAAAGCTGTTAAATTTGCCAACATGGTAGAGACTTCTGCCTGGAAAGGTGAGGGCTGGGCTGGTATTGGTAATATACTGGCCAGAAAAGGGCATCTTAAAGAGGCGGAAATGTTGCTAAAAAAAGCGGTGGACACTTCCTATTCATTCAAAATTGCTAAGGTGCAGGACAATGCAGCGAAATTTGCAGGTGTTGGATACCGGTCTTATAACGCCAGCCTGTCAAAGATGCTGTATAATGATAAAAACTATGAAGAAGCGCTGAAGTATGCAGAGAATGCGTATAAGGTGTACAAGGAAGATGGCGAGGTAAATGGAGGGGTGTTAGACACTTATTCCAAAACACTGATTGCACTGGGTCGTGATAAAGAAGCTTTTGAAAAGATCGATGAAGCAGTGAAAGCTGGTCAGGCGACCAATGATATGAAAACGGAGCTGAAATCCCTTTATACAAAAGTAAAAGGAACGGAAGGCTACGATGCATACCTGCAGGAAGTGAACCGTCAGCTGGTGGCAAAGATCAAGAAAGAGCTGAGCAGGCAGATGATCAATACCCCAGCACCTGACTTTACTTTGACGGACCTGGATGGGAAGAATGTGACATTGAGTGAGCTGAAAGGAAAGATTGTGGTACTTGATTTCTGGGCTACGTGGTGCGGACCCTGTAAAGCGTCTTTCCCGGTGATGAAACAGGCGGTACAGCGGTATGAAAAAGAAAACGATGTAAAGTTTCTCTTTATTCATACATGGGAAAGGGATGATAAGGCGGTAGCTGATACAAAGAAGTTTATTGCGGATAACAATTATCCTTTTGAAGTGCTGATGGATTTAAATGAGCATAAGGCTGCCACAGCGTATAAAGTGAATAGCATACCGGCTAAGTTTGTGATTGATAAGGCAGGGAATATCCGCTTTAAGTTCTCAGGGTTCTCTGGTGGTGCGGATGCAGCGTTGGAGGAAATATCTGCGATGATATCTTTGATACGCGGTTAA
- a CDS encoding AraC family transcriptional regulator yields the protein MKRITHFEGLYGESGPRPDGEYLFSELLETRSENFDWKIKPHIHTNLYQVFLIETRKTEFLGNNEPTWLTGPSILLIPSLVIHGFNYHATTKGRILTISDKLGSGIFPKVNSIAPMLESLQILTHYAPPYTFRYVVKLVEELHEELFSTRHEKQQMLTAMLQQLFLVLYRLWRQNSVVMQEPDSISLSYFRKLQKRFSEAGSKYSIDQYARELGITPVHLNRVCNIL from the coding sequence TTGAAGCGAATCACACATTTTGAAGGGTTGTATGGAGAGTCGGGTCCCAGACCTGATGGGGAATACCTGTTTTCTGAATTGCTGGAAACACGCAGTGAAAATTTTGATTGGAAGATCAAGCCACACATTCATACAAATCTCTACCAGGTCTTTCTGATAGAGACACGTAAGACTGAGTTTTTAGGGAACAATGAACCAACATGGCTGACAGGCCCTTCTATTTTATTAATTCCTTCTTTGGTTATCCATGGATTTAATTATCATGCCACTACAAAAGGGCGTATTCTGACTATTTCCGATAAACTGGGCAGTGGTATCTTTCCTAAAGTAAATAGCATAGCACCTATGCTGGAAAGTCTGCAGATACTAACGCATTACGCACCGCCCTACACTTTCCGATATGTGGTAAAACTGGTGGAAGAATTACATGAAGAACTATTCAGCACCCGGCATGAAAAGCAGCAGATGCTGACGGCGATGTTACAGCAGCTCTTTCTTGTTTTGTATCGCTTGTGGAGGCAGAATAGTGTTGTGATGCAGGAACCGGATAGTATCTCTCTCTCCTACTTTCGTAAGTTACAGAAGCGGTTCAGTGAAGCGGGTTCAAAGTATAGCATTGATCAGTATGCAAGAGAACTGGGCATCACGCCTGTGCACCTGAACAGGGTCTGCAACATTTTGTAA
- a CDS encoding glycosyl hydrolase 115 family protein: MKNCIPLLILLCHVTITHAQVHARQIITTRASQHTFALPEVIYVDQQDDWLVNKAAELLRADMLAVTGRAPEIVHRLDGRPYILIGIVGRGLGKDSVGWGDGLDTVRVRGKWKGVRRDEVAALDTAGLGGKSEAIQKDVFSGLDTTGLGGKSETIQRNVFSGLDTAGLGGKSETIQRDMFSGLDTTGLNGKWEAFRITVSPGKVIILGSDKRGAAYGALELSKQLGVSPWYWWADVPIKKKEKVFVQEGRYDFGPPSVQYRGIFINDEAPAFSGWTHEKFGGFNHHVYEKIFELLLRLRGNYLWPAMWGNAFNDDDRLNPVLADKWGIVMGTSHHEPMLRAQAEWKRYGRGAWDYVANDSVLRAFWREGIVAMAKHESIVTIGMRGDGDLPMSSETATDLLERIVRDQRSIISEVTGKPAAETPQLWALYKEVQDYYDRGMRVPDDVTLLLCDDNWGNIRRFPDPLMPKRKGGYGVYYHFDYVGDPRNYKWVNTNNLARVWEQLHLAKMYGVDKIWIVNVGDLKPMELPIAFFMDYAWRAEPGDTLPDYYKQFAEENFGEGSDEWMAEGNASGGMEEGNRTSADSSKHSGFSFMNSARNIGDYLRQYSEMAARRKPELLDESSYTLKQYKEIVGEWEELVKKVRLQPYSDAYFELVQFPVEAMYNLHRLYYAVALYKSNRVQNKAWADSARKYYMRDSLLTVVYHQVAGGKWNHMMDQTHIGYTGWQQPPVNKMPDLTGPYTPPVVPKIYKQISATGYVSKYGDWVHIKGIGKFGDGITSFANSGTFSDSIIYHSAGAVARYEFEASGNTNIYLNFSPTLNFTHGDGLWFGVSIDGAKELATTINAHDDNKELWSKWVSDNVIQVKLSYSLKPGKHEIVYSQYSPGIVLQSIEFEKH, from the coding sequence ATGAAAAACTGTATTCCACTGTTAATCCTCCTGTGCCATGTAACCATTACGCATGCGCAGGTTCATGCGCGGCAGATAATAACCACACGTGCCTCGCAACATACGTTTGCATTACCGGAAGTTATTTATGTTGATCAGCAGGATGACTGGCTGGTGAATAAGGCTGCGGAGTTGCTGCGGGCGGATATGCTTGCGGTGACGGGGAGGGCGCCGGAGATTGTGCATCGGTTGGATGGGCGGCCGTATATATTGATTGGGATAGTTGGAAGAGGATTGGGGAAGGATAGTGTGGGGTGGGGAGATGGTTTGGATACAGTAAGGGTGAGAGGGAAATGGAAAGGGGTTCGGAGAGATGAGGTTGCAGCTTTGGATACTGCGGGGTTAGGTGGGAAGTCGGAAGCGATTCAGAAAGATGTGTTTTCTGGTTTGGATACTACGGGATTGGGTGGGAAGTCGGAAACAATTCAGAGAAATGTGTTTTCGGGTTTGGATACTGCGGGGTTGGGTGGGAAGTCGGAAACAATTCAGAGAGATATGTTTTCTGGTTTGGATACTACGGGGTTGAATGGAAAATGGGAGGCGTTTCGAATTACAGTCTCTCCAGGGAAGGTAATTATATTGGGCAGTGATAAGCGGGGCGCGGCCTATGGTGCACTGGAACTATCTAAGCAATTGGGAGTGTCGCCATGGTATTGGTGGGCGGATGTACCTATAAAAAAGAAGGAAAAAGTATTTGTGCAGGAAGGACGTTATGATTTCGGACCTCCTTCGGTGCAATACAGGGGGATATTTATAAATGATGAGGCGCCTGCATTTTCCGGATGGACGCATGAGAAATTTGGCGGGTTTAATCATCATGTTTATGAAAAGATATTTGAGTTACTATTACGATTAAGAGGAAATTATTTATGGCCGGCGATGTGGGGAAATGCGTTTAATGATGATGATCGATTGAATCCCGTATTGGCAGATAAATGGGGAATAGTGATGGGCACAAGCCATCATGAGCCAATGTTGCGTGCACAAGCGGAATGGAAGCGGTATGGGCGGGGGGCCTGGGATTATGTGGCAAATGACAGTGTGTTGAGGGCCTTTTGGAGGGAAGGGATTGTCGCAATGGCAAAGCATGAAAGTATAGTGACGATAGGGATGCGGGGAGATGGAGATTTGCCCATGAGCAGTGAAACAGCGACGGATTTATTAGAAAGGATTGTGCGGGATCAGCGATCCATTATTAGTGAGGTGACGGGCAAGCCGGCAGCGGAGACGCCACAGTTGTGGGCGTTGTATAAGGAAGTGCAGGATTATTATGATAGAGGAATGCGGGTACCAGATGATGTGACATTGTTGTTGTGTGATGATAATTGGGGGAATATCAGGAGGTTTCCTGATCCTTTGATGCCGAAGCGGAAGGGAGGATATGGGGTGTATTATCATTTTGACTATGTGGGGGATCCGAGGAATTACAAATGGGTGAATACAAATAACCTGGCAAGGGTGTGGGAACAGTTGCATTTGGCGAAGATGTATGGAGTGGATAAGATATGGATAGTGAATGTGGGTGATTTGAAGCCGATGGAGTTGCCGATAGCGTTTTTTATGGATTATGCATGGAGGGCAGAACCGGGGGATACTTTACCAGATTATTATAAACAGTTTGCGGAGGAAAATTTTGGGGAAGGATCGGATGAGTGGATGGCGGAAGGGAATGCCAGTGGAGGAATGGAAGAAGGGAACAGAACAAGTGCTGACTCTTCCAAACACTCCGGATTTTCATTCATGAATTCAGCCAGAAATATAGGCGATTACCTTCGGCAATATAGTGAAATGGCCGCCAGGCGGAAACCGGAATTGCTGGATGAGTCTAGTTATACATTAAAGCAATATAAAGAGATTGTAGGCGAATGGGAAGAGCTGGTTAAAAAAGTGCGTTTACAGCCTTATTCAGATGCCTATTTTGAACTGGTACAGTTTCCTGTAGAGGCGATGTACAATTTGCACAGATTATATTATGCGGTGGCTTTGTATAAGAGCAACCGTGTGCAGAATAAGGCATGGGCGGATAGTGCGCGGAAATATTATATGCGGGATTCATTATTGACAGTGGTATATCATCAGGTAGCCGGTGGAAAATGGAATCATATGATGGACCAGACGCATATTGGATATACAGGCTGGCAACAACCGCCTGTAAATAAAATGCCGGATTTGACGGGGCCATATACCCCCCCGGTAGTGCCTAAGATATATAAACAGATTTCAGCAACAGGTTATGTGTCGAAATATGGAGATTGGGTGCATATAAAGGGTATTGGAAAATTTGGAGATGGGATTACCAGTTTTGCTAATAGTGGTACATTTAGTGATAGCATCATTTATCATAGTGCGGGTGCAGTAGCAAGATATGAGTTTGAAGCTTCGGGGAATACAAATATTTATCTTAACTTCTCTCCTACTTTGAATTTCACGCATGGGGATGGGCTATGGTTTGGGGTTTCTATTGATGGTGCGAAGGAATTGGCAACGACTATTAATGCCCATGATGATAATAAGGAGCTATGGAGTAAATGGGTATCTGATAATGTTATTCAAGTAAAACTCTCCTATTCATTAAAACCAGGAAAGCATGAAATTGTGTATTCCCAGTATTCACCCGGGATTGTTTTACAAAGTATTGAATTTGAAAAACACTAA
- a CDS encoding RagB/SusD family nutrient uptake outer membrane protein, whose protein sequence is MKKLSYILLALGLTATSCKKFVTIDNAPNSLSASDTYASDGTATSAVVAMYSYWATTYCLQYYTWTAELLGDDIQYRYYSSTPAMAEFQNGNVTTTNSNVRNYQWYYPYYVIAEANNAIEGLTKSSTLTTSVKNQLLGESYFMRAFHFFYLNNFFGGVPLSLDPVALNNANLPRSTKAEVYTQIISDLKAAEELLPGTYTGTLHVRVNKYAAEALLARVYLYQKDYTNAVAYATKVIGATDVTYALADLSTTFKTSSAETILQFATYYGYSSFSYRASSATTIPNYYLYDSFLSEFEAGDNRKTTWTDSLVSGGVTYRRVNKYKLGTATAGDEYNVVLRLAEQYLIRAEASAQLNDIATAQADLDKIRNRAGLANTTAATKDDLLTAIAQERKIELFGEFGHRWFDLVRTGQADAVLSQEKSTWLSRDTLMPIPYQEILTNQQLSQNPGYE, encoded by the coding sequence ATGAAGAAACTATCATATATATTACTCGCATTGGGGCTTACCGCCACTTCATGCAAGAAGTTTGTAACAATCGACAATGCACCGAATTCACTGTCTGCGTCAGACACATATGCGTCTGACGGAACAGCTACCAGCGCCGTAGTAGCCATGTACTCTTACTGGGCTACCACTTATTGTCTACAGTACTATACCTGGACTGCAGAGTTACTGGGTGATGATATTCAATATCGCTATTACAGTTCTACTCCTGCTATGGCTGAATTCCAGAATGGGAATGTAACAACGACCAACAGCAATGTCCGTAACTACCAGTGGTATTATCCTTACTATGTAATTGCTGAAGCCAACAATGCGATTGAAGGGCTGACTAAATCTTCGACGCTGACTACTTCGGTAAAGAACCAGTTATTAGGGGAAAGTTACTTCATGCGTGCATTTCATTTCTTTTACCTGAACAATTTCTTTGGCGGCGTGCCATTGTCACTCGATCCGGTTGCACTGAACAATGCCAACCTGCCAAGATCGACCAAAGCAGAAGTGTATACACAGATCATCAGTGATCTGAAAGCAGCCGAAGAGTTACTGCCTGGTACTTATACCGGTACCCTGCATGTACGGGTGAACAAGTATGCGGCAGAAGCTTTGCTGGCAAGGGTATACCTTTATCAGAAAGATTACACCAACGCTGTGGCGTATGCAACAAAAGTAATCGGCGCTACGGATGTAACCTATGCTCTTGCTGACCTGAGTACAACGTTCAAAACCAGCAGTGCAGAAACCATTTTACAGTTTGCTACTTACTATGGTTATAGCAGCTTTAGCTACAGGGCTTCTTCTGCTACCACGATTCCGAACTATTACCTCTATGATTCATTTTTAAGCGAATTTGAAGCAGGAGATAACAGGAAAACAACATGGACAGATAGTCTTGTAAGCGGAGGGGTTACCTATCGTCGTGTCAATAAATACAAACTGGGTACTGCCACAGCAGGTGATGAATACAATGTGGTGCTGCGTCTGGCTGAGCAATACCTGATCCGTGCAGAAGCCAGTGCACAACTGAATGACATTGCCACAGCACAGGCGGACCTGGATAAGATCCGTAACCGTGCAGGCCTGGCGAATACCACTGCTGCTACAAAAGATGATCTGCTCACTGCCATTGCACAGGAGCGTAAAATAGAATTGTTTGGTGAATTTGGACACCGCTGGTTCGACCTGGTACGTACCGGTCAGGCAGATGCGGTATTGAGTCAGGAGAAATCTACCTGGTTATCCAGGGATACCCTGATGCCAATTCCTTACCAGGAAATTCTGACTAATCAGCAACTGTCCCAGAACCCGGGTTACGAATGA
- a CDS encoding TlpA disulfide reductase family protein, which yields MKKLPSLCVLTFLFFGARAQHMDSMYQVYAKLVSSSRESDKAELKTRLENDIKSENETNWMIAWFVYFQMRNTAKADSILQAGKQKWPGGQLEKQEQFNFVNDEKDPFKKDTMYHLFLKRYPPTLKGATAAYDDMRGQLAVAYLKSGYVAKAISYTDSVKTVKVQHWMARELFFKDHCKEAAVLMDKSVDSTREYQMAAIIFHENVEYTKALRCIEIAYKDNHTQPITYTIYFSTLKHLGKDQQAMDIAAEATKTGLADNKMKAELKELYEKLKGKEGYDAYAAELNKAFRLQLTAHLRTTQINEPAPDFTLKNLEGKQITLSELKGKVVVIDFWATWCGPCVSSFPAMKAAMLRFEKDEDVKFLFVDTWEREEDPSEKVKKFLTENHYPFDVPLDIKSYKAAGAFDIQSIPAKFVIDKTGNIRFRFSGYSGSDYTTTEEVSAMVTMLKEGNDQLPVNTSVQTTTKP from the coding sequence ATGAAAAAACTACCCTCATTGTGCGTTTTAACCTTCCTGTTTTTTGGTGCCAGGGCACAGCACATGGATAGCATGTACCAGGTGTACGCAAAACTGGTTTCCTCCTCCCGGGAAAGTGACAAGGCCGAACTAAAGACGCGACTGGAGAATGATATAAAGAGTGAAAATGAGACGAACTGGATGATCGCGTGGTTCGTGTATTTCCAGATGAGAAATACAGCGAAGGCAGATTCAATCCTACAGGCAGGCAAACAGAAATGGCCTGGCGGACAGCTGGAGAAACAGGAGCAATTTAACTTTGTCAATGATGAAAAAGATCCTTTTAAGAAGGATACGATGTATCACCTCTTTCTTAAACGCTATCCCCCCACTTTAAAAGGTGCAACTGCGGCTTACGACGATATGAGGGGACAACTGGCCGTCGCCTATCTGAAATCGGGTTACGTCGCTAAAGCCATTTCGTATACCGACAGTGTAAAAACAGTGAAGGTACAGCACTGGATGGCCAGGGAGCTATTTTTTAAAGACCATTGTAAAGAGGCTGCTGTCCTCATGGACAAATCAGTAGATAGTACCAGGGAATACCAGATGGCTGCTATAATCTTCCATGAAAACGTGGAATATACAAAGGCACTCAGATGCATAGAGATCGCCTATAAAGACAATCATACACAGCCAATCACCTATACGATCTACTTTAGTACGCTCAAACACCTTGGTAAAGATCAGCAAGCGATGGATATAGCTGCCGAAGCGACAAAGACGGGGCTGGCAGATAACAAAATGAAAGCGGAGCTTAAAGAACTGTATGAAAAACTAAAAGGCAAGGAAGGTTATGATGCCTATGCCGCTGAACTGAATAAAGCATTCCGGTTGCAGCTGACTGCACATCTGCGAACAACTCAGATCAATGAACCTGCACCTGATTTTACATTGAAGAACCTGGAAGGCAAACAAATCACCCTGAGTGAACTAAAAGGGAAAGTAGTGGTGATCGACTTCTGGGCTACCTGGTGCGGCCCCTGTGTAAGCTCCTTCCCTGCTATGAAAGCAGCCATGTTACGGTTTGAAAAAGATGAGGATGTAAAATTCCTTTTTGTGGATACATGGGAGAGAGAAGAGGATCCTTCAGAGAAAGTAAAGAAATTCCTCACAGAAAACCACTATCCATTTGATGTGCCATTGGATATAAAATCATATAAAGCAGCAGGTGCATTTGATATTCAGAGTATTCCTGCAAAATTTGTGATTGACAAAACGGGGAATATCCGTTTCCGTTTTTCAGGATATAGTGGTAGTGATTATACAACTACAGAAGAGGTATCAGCAATGGTGACGATGTTAAAAGAAGGGAATGACCAATTGCCAGTAAATACATCTGTTCAAACTACCACAAAACCCTGA